From Deferrisoma camini S3R1, the proteins below share one genomic window:
- a CDS encoding MFS transporter — protein MCEPSGLWNRNFLLFWQGQAVSLAGSSLSTMAVALWIVDATGSAALLGAVMMVGSLAGLLATPIAGAVADRYPRVRVIVWCDAFQGLSALTMAGAVWAFPTAPSLALAALFLFYAAGMATSAVFAAAARALVPDLVPPDLVPSANTATLAVVQTAGLAGKGFGGTAYRLLGAPFLLAVDGITYLISSATEAFIRLPQAPSRPSAGWGEAVRGLATEAKEGFRYVWGDPGLRAAVLATACTTFCLEPLVVLLPFLVKDTRFLGLPADWYGYLLAGYGAANIAGYWLAGHTSLRGGGLAAGTMGVAGVGFVGLGLARSPGAALGWIAASGLALGFYNNSLLSQVQTRVPAHLRARALTAFQTLTMVLVPLGIGLAGAAAELPGRRVDLVFTGAGLATALAALLASSRAGYRELLSPRSSVRRQ, from the coding sequence ATGTGTGAGCCCAGTGGCCTGTGGAACCGAAACTTCCTGTTGTTCTGGCAGGGTCAAGCCGTCAGCCTGGCCGGATCGTCACTAAGCACGATGGCCGTGGCCCTGTGGATCGTGGACGCCACGGGCTCTGCTGCCCTGTTGGGAGCGGTGATGATGGTGGGATCCCTCGCCGGACTTTTGGCCACCCCAATTGCGGGAGCCGTGGCCGACCGGTACCCCCGAGTGAGGGTCATCGTGTGGTGCGATGCGTTCCAAGGGTTGTCGGCCTTGACCATGGCTGGAGCGGTTTGGGCCTTTCCGACAGCCCCATCCCTTGCTTTGGCTGCCCTGTTCCTTTTCTACGCGGCCGGCATGGCGACCTCCGCCGTGTTCGCTGCCGCCGCCCGGGCACTGGTTCCCGACCTCGTGCCCCCCGACCTGGTGCCCTCGGCCAACACGGCCACGCTGGCGGTCGTGCAAACCGCGGGGCTTGCGGGCAAGGGCTTTGGGGGCACGGCCTACCGCCTGCTGGGCGCCCCGTTTCTGCTGGCCGTCGACGGCATCACGTACTTGATCAGCTCGGCCACCGAGGCGTTCATCCGACTCCCCCAGGCCCCTTCTCGGCCCTCCGCCGGCTGGGGCGAGGCGGTTCGCGGCCTGGCAACGGAGGCAAAGGAAGGCTTCCGGTACGTGTGGGGCGATCCCGGCCTTCGGGCCGCCGTGCTAGCGACCGCCTGCACCACGTTTTGCCTGGAGCCCTTGGTGGTGCTCCTGCCGTTCCTGGTGAAGGACACGAGGTTTCTCGGGCTCCCGGCCGACTGGTACGGATACCTCCTGGCCGGGTACGGGGCCGCCAACATTGCAGGATACTGGCTGGCCGGCCACACGTCCCTTCGAGGGGGGGGCCTGGCGGCGGGAACCATGGGGGTGGCCGGCGTTGGCTTTGTGGGGCTGGGATTGGCCCGGAGCCCCGGGGCGGCTCTCGGGTGGATCGCGGCCAGCGGTCTGGCTCTGGGGTTCTACAACAACTCTCTCCTCTCCCAGGTCCAGACCCGGGTTCCCGCCCATCTGCGGGCCCGGGCCCTGACGGCCTTCCAGACCCTTACCATGGTGTTGGTGCCGCTGGGCATCGGCCTGGCCGGGGCGGCAGCGGAGCTGCCAGGGCGAAGGGTGGACCTGGTGTTTACGGGCGCGGGACTGGCGACGGCGCTCGCGGCGCTGCTCGCGTCCTCACGCGCAGGGTACCGGGAGCTTCTCTCGCCCCGCTCGTCCGTTCGCCGCCAATAA
- a CDS encoding FAD-dependent oxidoreductase: MHATEYRFLLGNEAIARGIVEAGCQFATSYPGTPSSEILPAVVRFKEEMGLDLYAEWSTNEKVALETALAAAYSGKRVMVAMKQVGLNVAADPALSAAYIGVKGGLVLVVADDPGPHSSQTEQDTRLFARFAKLPVLDPADAQEAKDLCARAFELSERHEIPVILRPTLRICHSSQRIACGPVTGPGQEARFDKNPRRWAATPRARFELHRLLNQKLAAIADEAASWPENRLHLPEGTAPLGIVASGIAYAYVMDLLESLGLSDRVAVLKLALAHPLPPAPLEGLAGRCERVLVIEEPDAAVETQLRLDVPVWGRLTGHVPRAGELTPERLREVLGRAAEEAGLTVPEPQTGTPGAAQGLPIRRPTLCPGCGHRASFYGIRRAFPRGIFPGDIGCYTLGLNLGAVDTVHCMGASVSMAAGFFHAHAQDGDPPPIVATIGDSTFYHSGVPALENAVYNGARFVLVVLDNEITGMTGMQPTPEFGTTADGHPGRAISLEGLIRGCGVEYVDHADPFDADGFQRRLFRAWEHARSPDGGVAVLVVRYPCVTRFGATLPGRPRIPVEVVHGPLPRLEDGSWKPAWRPRHQDKVSPCVEACPAGNDVERLLAFAAEGRWDEAADLVLTEHPFPATLGRVCPHFCEEACNRAGADGALGVHWIERAAGDAARGRPAPARAATPTGRSVAVVGAGPAGLTAAYHLARLGHRVEVFEALPEPGGMLRWAIPDYRLPRDVIEAEVSRILEAGVVLHTGVAVGRDRPLADLLAHDAVLLATGGGRERRLGIPGEDREGVWTGLGFLRALKAGGDAPGVGRRVAVIGGGNTAIDAARSARRLGAEVTVYYRRGPDRLRAIPEEVEAARAEGIFFRFHAAPEEVSAGRSRRLSVRFRNTRAAQEHPFGLSPQVEGQPTEFWAEVDTVVVAVGLQPDLPEGAPSDLTPDEWGRTGVPRVYVAGDAAPDAAGTVAHAVNAGKRAALAIHADLTGEGLEPRALRIARGPGISLQAWAEPGGGRAGRVQAVPPLRTIQRRYFPDVPRANARALPPDDAIWSFAEVDRGLPLEKAAREARDRCFHCGVCTRCDRCLEVCPTGAISREGDTYRVDEDKCTLCRLCQVECPRNAITMPRTESCVACGYCTTWFECPALVRGPDGRAVVDEGLCIECGLCIQVCPQGAIRPRVSEAELASG, translated from the coding sequence ATGCACGCTACCGAGTACCGGTTCCTTCTCGGAAACGAGGCCATTGCCCGCGGCATCGTCGAGGCGGGGTGCCAGTTCGCCACCTCCTACCCCGGCACCCCCAGCTCGGAGATCCTGCCCGCCGTGGTGCGGTTCAAGGAGGAGATGGGCCTGGACCTGTACGCCGAGTGGTCCACCAACGAGAAGGTGGCCCTGGAGACGGCCCTGGCCGCCGCCTACTCGGGCAAGCGGGTCATGGTGGCCATGAAGCAGGTGGGGCTCAACGTGGCGGCCGACCCGGCCCTGTCGGCCGCGTACATCGGGGTGAAGGGCGGGCTGGTGCTGGTGGTGGCCGACGACCCCGGCCCCCACAGCTCCCAGACCGAGCAGGACACCCGGCTGTTCGCCCGGTTCGCCAAGCTGCCGGTGCTCGACCCGGCCGACGCCCAGGAGGCCAAGGACCTGTGCGCCCGGGCGTTCGAGCTGTCGGAGCGCCACGAGATCCCGGTGATCCTGCGGCCGACGCTCCGGATCTGCCACTCCAGCCAGCGCATCGCGTGCGGGCCGGTCACCGGCCCGGGCCAGGAGGCCCGGTTCGACAAGAACCCCCGGCGGTGGGCGGCCACCCCCCGGGCGCGGTTCGAGCTTCACCGGCTGCTGAACCAGAAGCTCGCGGCCATCGCCGACGAGGCGGCCTCGTGGCCCGAGAACCGGCTCCACCTGCCCGAGGGCACGGCGCCCCTGGGCATCGTGGCCTCGGGCATCGCCTACGCCTACGTGATGGACCTGCTGGAGTCCCTGGGGCTCTCGGACCGGGTGGCCGTGCTGAAGCTGGCATTGGCCCACCCCCTGCCCCCCGCGCCCCTGGAGGGGCTGGCGGGCCGGTGCGAGCGGGTCCTGGTGATCGAGGAGCCCGACGCCGCGGTGGAGACCCAGCTGCGGCTCGACGTGCCCGTGTGGGGCCGGCTCACCGGCCACGTGCCCCGGGCCGGGGAGCTCACCCCCGAGCGGCTCCGCGAGGTGCTCGGCCGGGCGGCCGAGGAGGCCGGTCTGACCGTGCCCGAGCCCCAAACCGGGACCCCGGGGGCGGCCCAGGGGCTGCCGATCCGCCGGCCCACCCTGTGCCCGGGGTGTGGCCACCGGGCCTCGTTCTACGGCATCCGACGGGCGTTCCCCCGGGGGATCTTCCCAGGGGACATCGGGTGCTACACCCTCGGGCTCAACCTGGGCGCCGTGGACACGGTCCACTGCATGGGCGCCTCGGTATCCATGGCGGCCGGCTTCTTCCATGCCCACGCCCAGGACGGCGACCCGCCCCCCATCGTGGCCACCATCGGCGACAGCACCTTCTACCACTCGGGCGTGCCGGCCCTGGAGAACGCCGTGTACAACGGCGCCCGGTTCGTGCTCGTGGTCCTCGACAACGAGATCACGGGCATGACCGGCATGCAGCCCACCCCGGAGTTCGGCACCACGGCCGACGGCCACCCCGGCCGGGCGATCTCCCTCGAGGGCCTGATCCGGGGGTGCGGGGTGGAGTACGTGGACCACGCCGACCCGTTCGATGCCGACGGCTTCCAGCGCCGGCTGTTCCGGGCCTGGGAGCACGCCCGCTCCCCGGACGGCGGGGTGGCCGTGCTGGTGGTGCGCTACCCCTGCGTGACCCGGTTCGGGGCCACCCTGCCGGGCCGGCCCCGGATCCCGGTCGAGGTGGTCCACGGGCCCCTGCCCCGACTCGAGGACGGCTCCTGGAAGCCCGCCTGGAGGCCCCGACACCAGGACAAGGTGAGCCCCTGTGTGGAGGCGTGCCCGGCCGGGAACGACGTGGAGCGGCTGCTGGCCTTTGCCGCCGAGGGTAGGTGGGACGAGGCCGCGGACCTGGTGCTGACCGAGCACCCCTTCCCCGCGACCCTGGGCCGGGTGTGCCCCCACTTCTGCGAGGAGGCCTGCAACCGGGCCGGAGCGGACGGGGCCCTGGGCGTCCACTGGATCGAACGGGCCGCGGGCGACGCCGCCCGGGGCCGGCCCGCCCCGGCGAGGGCCGCCACCCCCACCGGCCGGAGCGTGGCCGTGGTGGGGGCGGGGCCGGCCGGGCTCACGGCCGCGTACCACCTGGCCCGGCTGGGGCACCGGGTGGAGGTGTTCGAAGCCCTTCCCGAACCCGGAGGCATGCTGCGGTGGGCCATCCCCGACTACCGACTGCCCCGGGACGTGATCGAGGCCGAGGTCTCCCGCATCCTGGAGGCCGGCGTGGTGCTGCACACCGGGGTGGCCGTGGGCCGCGATCGGCCCCTGGCCGACCTGCTGGCCCACGACGCCGTGCTCCTGGCCACCGGCGGGGGACGGGAGCGGCGGCTCGGGATTCCGGGGGAGGATCGCGAGGGGGTCTGGACCGGGCTCGGGTTCCTGCGGGCCCTGAAGGCCGGGGGGGACGCCCCCGGCGTGGGCCGGCGGGTGGCCGTGATCGGCGGGGGCAACACGGCCATCGACGCGGCCCGCTCGGCCCGGCGGCTGGGCGCCGAGGTCACCGTGTACTACCGCCGGGGGCCGGATCGGCTCCGGGCCATCCCCGAGGAGGTGGAGGCGGCCCGGGCCGAGGGGATCTTCTTCCGGTTCCACGCCGCCCCCGAGGAGGTCTCGGCCGGCCGGAGCCGGCGACTGTCGGTGCGGTTCCGCAACACCCGAGCCGCCCAAGAGCATCCCTTCGGGCTCTCCCCCCAGGTGGAGGGCCAGCCGACCGAGTTCTGGGCCGAGGTGGACACCGTGGTGGTGGCCGTGGGGCTCCAGCCCGACCTGCCCGAGGGCGCGCCCTCAGACCTTACGCCCGACGAATGGGGCCGCACGGGCGTGCCCCGGGTGTACGTGGCGGGCGACGCGGCGCCCGACGCCGCCGGCACGGTGGCCCATGCCGTGAACGCGGGCAAGCGCGCCGCGCTCGCGATCCACGCGGACCTCACCGGCGAGGGGCTCGAGCCCCGGGCCCTGCGGATCGCCCGGGGCCCGGGCATCAGCCTCCAGGCCTGGGCCGAGCCCGGGGGCGGCCGGGCCGGCCGGGTCCAGGCGGTGCCCCCCCTGCGCACCATCCAGCGCCGGTACTTTCCCGACGTGCCGAGGGCGAACGCCCGGGCCCTCCCCCCGGACGACGCGATCTGGAGCTTTGCCGAGGTGGACCGGGGGCTCCCCCTGGAGAAGGCGGCCCGCGAGGCCCGGGACCGGTGCTTCCACTGCGGGGTGTGCACCCGGTGCGACCGGTGCCTGGAGGTGTGCCCAACCGGCGCCATCTCCCGGGAGGGCGACACCTACCGGGTGGACGAGGACAAGTGCACCCTGTGCCGGCTGTGCCAGGTGGAGTGCCCCCGCAACGCCATCACCATGCCCCGCACCGAGTCGTGCGTGGCCTGCGGGTACTGCACCACCTGGTTCGAGTGCCCGGCGCTGGTGCGGGGCCCCGACGGCCGGGCCGTGGTGGACGAGGGGCTGTGCATCGAGTGCGGGCTGTGCATCCAGGTGTGCCCCCAGGGCGCCATTCGGCCCAGGGTGTCCGAGGCGGAGCTCGCTTCTGGTTGA
- a CDS encoding TonB-dependent receptor plug domain-containing protein, with the protein MSSVRWFPHLLSVAALLCSGVLGGGWCPAWAGDQAVFERMYFPGETLVEAPTRHPKPLSQTAENVTIITAEQIRDMNAHTLAEALNRVPGVFVEFFGADLGSLSLTRIQGSREEHVLVLVDGIPWNFLSGGNAETLTIPVGVVDRIEVIKGPASSAWGSSLGGVINVITKDVGRRPRPEGSGSVSYGPGTTLDARAEAAGRAGRLGYYLYGGYQRAEWERTHGSFRNRAAYAKFSLPVRPGLRVGFMGGYAEAEPESGHLVGQGVRSEDDLHAAFGTIMADMDLGERLGAHFAAYRYDHRLRGTGYEDGTRGPTGSLVREVRFDEVSEGLRARLVWSPEGHVVVLGVDYDHGRLDQTVESGPVFQSRGTPARFTSSPELDRWGVYLNDTFSVAGWSLTPGLRYDEHSVTGPIVSPSFGAVRRVGRQTVVRATAARGFSSPPLSELSGGGASTDPNPDLEPEKIWSIQAGVETKAIPFLWVKATGFWHRLVDQRVAEPSPDTEGNVRKVNGEGATRAGMELELETAPVLRTSLRWGLGYVDHDQEGDGDDREQYTFDVALVHRWPGSFHGELAGHFVWWDQGPDEGDRNDPIWDLNLWKRFRVGAGVGMEAFLTAHNLFQGRQYTDPDRPNPDRWVEVGLRFSF; encoded by the coding sequence GTGAGCAGTGTCCGGTGGTTCCCGCACCTCCTGTCGGTTGCAGCCCTTCTTTGCTCCGGAGTGCTGGGGGGAGGGTGGTGCCCGGCTTGGGCGGGCGACCAGGCCGTGTTCGAACGCATGTACTTCCCGGGCGAAACCTTGGTGGAGGCTCCCACCCGCCACCCCAAGCCGCTGTCCCAAACGGCGGAGAACGTGACGATCATCACCGCCGAGCAGATCCGAGACATGAACGCCCACACCCTGGCCGAGGCCCTGAACCGGGTACCCGGCGTGTTCGTGGAGTTCTTCGGAGCGGATCTGGGAAGCCTTTCCCTGACCCGGATCCAGGGCTCCCGCGAGGAGCACGTGCTCGTGCTGGTGGACGGGATCCCCTGGAACTTCCTGTCCGGGGGGAACGCGGAGACCCTGACCATACCGGTGGGGGTCGTGGACCGGATCGAGGTGATCAAGGGGCCGGCCTCGTCGGCTTGGGGGTCGTCCCTCGGCGGCGTGATCAACGTGATCACCAAGGACGTCGGCCGGCGGCCCCGGCCCGAGGGGAGCGGCTCGGTCTCGTACGGGCCGGGCACCACCCTGGACGCTCGGGCCGAGGCGGCCGGCCGAGCAGGCCGGCTGGGGTACTACCTGTACGGGGGATACCAGCGGGCCGAGTGGGAACGGACCCACGGAAGCTTCCGGAACCGGGCGGCTTATGCCAAGTTCTCACTGCCTGTACGACCAGGGCTGCGAGTCGGCTTCATGGGCGGATATGCAGAGGCGGAGCCAGAATCTGGCCACCTGGTGGGGCAAGGGGTCAGATCCGAAGACGACCTTCACGCGGCTTTCGGCACGATCATGGCGGACATGGACCTCGGGGAACGGTTGGGGGCTCACTTCGCTGCGTACCGTTACGATCACCGTCTTCGTGGGACCGGCTATGAAGACGGGACGCGGGGGCCTACGGGGTCCCTGGTTCGGGAGGTGCGGTTCGACGAGGTTTCGGAGGGTCTCCGGGCACGGTTGGTGTGGAGTCCCGAGGGCCACGTGGTGGTGCTGGGGGTGGATTACGACCACGGCCGGTTGGATCAGACCGTGGAGTCCGGGCCGGTCTTCCAGTCGCGGGGGACCCCAGCCCGGTTCACCTCCAGCCCCGAGCTGGATCGGTGGGGGGTCTACCTCAACGACACTTTCTCGGTGGCCGGCTGGAGCCTGACCCCTGGGTTGCGGTACGACGAGCACTCGGTGACCGGCCCGATCGTCAGCCCCAGCTTCGGTGCGGTGCGGCGGGTGGGGCGGCAGACCGTGGTCCGGGCCACGGCCGCTCGGGGGTTCTCGAGCCCCCCGCTGTCCGAGCTCTCGGGCGGGGGCGCAAGCACCGACCCGAACCCGGATCTGGAGCCGGAGAAGATCTGGTCGATCCAGGCCGGGGTGGAGACCAAGGCGATCCCGTTCCTGTGGGTAAAGGCCACGGGGTTCTGGCACCGGTTGGTGGACCAACGGGTAGCCGAGCCGTCCCCAGACACCGAAGGGAACGTGCGCAAGGTGAACGGCGAGGGGGCCACCCGGGCCGGGATGGAGCTGGAGCTGGAGACCGCGCCGGTGCTCCGTACCTCGCTGCGGTGGGGCCTGGGCTACGTGGACCACGACCAGGAAGGGGATGGGGACGACCGGGAGCAGTATACCTTCGACGTGGCCTTGGTCCACCGCTGGCCCGGCTCGTTCCACGGGGAGCTGGCCGGTCACTTCGTGTGGTGGGACCAGGGCCCGGACGAGGGGGATCGCAACGACCCCATATGGGACCTGAACCTGTGGAAGCGGTTTCGGGTGGGGGCAGGTGTGGGCATGGAAGCGTTCCTCACGGCCCACAACCTGTTCCAAGGGCGGCAGTACACCGACCCGGACCGGCCCAACCCGGACCGGTGGGTGGAGGTGGGGCTGCGATTTTCCTTTTGA
- the gptM gene encoding geopeptide radical SAM maturase — protein sequence MVLSAYVKAYPFPGRPGTLLVFSTRKTSMLLLPEDLYRRLEAGEIPPEAEEPLLRLGILVRDREAEVREAFGFLDRANRETTGLTIAVILGMECNFRCSYCYEGSLKGPARMDRATEDRLVEFVDQRFLPGMDTVVVDFYGGEPLLYRDAIVRISGSLKRLVEERGGRFHCTLVTNGSLLTPEIVDELNPLGLMGVRVTLDGPGDVHDRFRPFRSGRGSYEAIVANLKRCAGRTRIGLAGTYTRDNYRRFPELLDDLSDRGLGPEAVGPIQFSPVMHTTDEFAPPESCVGCASINEDWVAEATVFLREEVLKRGYRPPKIAPIACMVDLEYAFTVHYDGTLTKCPALVGHEQFVAGDLWEGFQDYRERFALDRLRTAAACRECEYLPLCLGGCRYMKYQREGRMGVECQRRFLDRTLGPILIQEARLSGKTRAPS from the coding sequence GTGGTTCTGTCCGCGTACGTGAAAGCCTACCCTTTCCCGGGACGGCCCGGAACGCTCCTGGTGTTCTCCACCCGGAAGACCTCCATGCTTTTGCTCCCGGAGGATCTGTACCGGCGGCTGGAGGCGGGGGAGATCCCGCCCGAGGCGGAGGAGCCGCTCCTCCGGCTGGGGATCCTGGTTCGCGACCGGGAGGCCGAGGTCCGGGAGGCGTTCGGATTTCTGGACCGAGCCAACCGAGAGACCACCGGGCTCACCATCGCCGTCATCCTGGGCATGGAGTGCAACTTTCGGTGCTCCTACTGCTATGAAGGGAGCCTCAAAGGACCCGCCCGCATGGACCGGGCCACCGAGGATCGCCTGGTGGAGTTCGTGGATCAGAGGTTTCTCCCGGGCATGGACACGGTGGTGGTGGACTTCTACGGGGGCGAGCCTCTCCTGTATCGGGACGCGATCGTCCGGATCTCGGGGAGCCTGAAGCGGCTCGTGGAGGAGCGGGGAGGCCGCTTCCACTGCACCCTGGTCACGAACGGATCCCTCCTGACCCCCGAGATCGTGGACGAGCTGAACCCCTTGGGGCTGATGGGCGTGCGGGTGACCCTGGACGGCCCCGGGGACGTCCACGATCGGTTCCGGCCGTTTCGCTCGGGCCGGGGGAGTTACGAGGCGATCGTGGCGAACCTGAAGAGGTGTGCGGGCCGAACCCGGATCGGCCTTGCCGGCACCTATACGCGGGACAACTACCGTCGCTTCCCAGAGCTCCTCGACGACCTGTCGGACCGGGGGCTCGGGCCGGAAGCGGTGGGGCCGATCCAGTTCAGCCCGGTGATGCACACCACGGACGAGTTTGCGCCGCCGGAGTCGTGTGTGGGATGCGCCTCGATAAACGAGGACTGGGTGGCCGAGGCCACTGTGTTCCTCCGGGAGGAGGTTCTCAAGCGGGGCTACCGCCCCCCCAAGATCGCACCCATCGCGTGCATGGTGGATCTGGAGTACGCCTTCACGGTTCACTACGACGGCACCCTGACCAAGTGCCCGGCGTTGGTGGGGCACGAACAGTTCGTGGCGGGGGACCTGTGGGAGGGGTTCCAGGACTACCGGGAACGGTTCGCCCTGGACCGCCTGCGCACCGCTGCCGCGTGCCGGGAGTGCGAGTATCTGCCCCTGTGCCTGGGCGGTTGCCGCTACATGAAGTACCAACGGGAGGGGCGGATGGGGGTGGAGTGCCAGCGCCGCTTCCTGGACCGCACGCTGGGGCCCATTCTGATCCAGGAGGCCCGGCTCTCGGGCAAGACCCGCGCCCCTTCCTAG
- a CDS encoding TrpB-like pyridoxal phosphate-dependent enzyme — translation MSQIKYTLPESEIPKQWYNIAADMPNPMKPPLHPGTGQPVGPDDLAPLFPMALIEQEVSTQRWIDIPEEVLQILRLWRPTPLFRARRLEEALGTPAKIYYKYEGTSPAGSHKPNTSVAQAYYNKKEGVKRIATETGAGQWGSALSLACNFFGIEAKVYMVRISYEQKPYRRVLMETWGASVIPSPSNETEAGRKILAEDPNSTGSLGIAISEAVEDAASREDTKYALGSVLNHVLLHQTVVGLEAKKQMELAGDYPDVILGCCGGGSNFAGLTFPFLYDKIHGREIDVVGCEPTACPTMTRGHFHYDFGDTVGMTPLLPMHTLGHTFVPPGIHAGGLRYHGMAPLVSQLLNDELIRAEAFHQVECFDAAVMFARAEGIVPAPESSHAIRGAINEALKAKEEGKEKTILFLLSGHGHFDMSAYDAYFGKKLEEYELPPEELDKAWEAIKGLPSPQAA, via the coding sequence ATGTCGCAGATCAAGTACACGCTTCCCGAGTCGGAGATCCCCAAGCAGTGGTACAACATCGCAGCGGACATGCCGAACCCCATGAAGCCGCCCCTGCACCCGGGCACCGGGCAGCCGGTCGGGCCGGACGACCTGGCCCCCCTGTTCCCCATGGCCCTGATCGAGCAGGAGGTGAGCACCCAGCGGTGGATCGACATCCCGGAGGAGGTGCTCCAGATCCTCCGGCTGTGGCGGCCCACCCCCCTGTTCCGGGCCCGGCGGCTGGAGGAGGCCCTGGGGACCCCGGCCAAGATCTACTACAAGTACGAGGGCACCAGCCCGGCCGGCAGCCACAAGCCCAACACCAGCGTGGCCCAGGCCTACTACAACAAGAAGGAGGGCGTGAAGCGCATCGCCACCGAGACCGGCGCCGGCCAGTGGGGCAGCGCCTTGTCCCTGGCCTGCAACTTCTTCGGCATCGAGGCCAAGGTGTACATGGTGAGGATCTCCTACGAGCAGAAGCCCTACCGGCGCGTGCTCATGGAGACCTGGGGCGCCAGCGTGATCCCCAGCCCCTCGAACGAGACCGAGGCCGGCCGGAAGATCCTGGCCGAGGACCCGAACAGCACCGGATCCCTGGGCATCGCCATCTCCGAGGCCGTGGAGGACGCGGCCAGCCGCGAGGACACCAAGTACGCCCTGGGCTCGGTGCTCAACCACGTGCTGCTGCACCAGACCGTGGTGGGGCTCGAGGCCAAGAAGCAGATGGAGCTGGCCGGCGACTACCCGGACGTGATCCTGGGTTGCTGCGGAGGCGGCTCCAACTTCGCGGGCCTGACGTTCCCGTTCCTGTACGACAAGATCCACGGCCGTGAGATCGACGTGGTGGGCTGCGAGCCCACGGCCTGCCCCACCATGACCCGGGGCCACTTCCACTACGACTTCGGCGACACGGTGGGCATGACCCCGCTGCTGCCCATGCACACCCTCGGCCACACCTTCGTGCCCCCGGGCATCCACGCCGGCGGGCTGCGCTACCACGGCATGGCCCCCCTGGTCAGCCAGCTCTTGAACGACGAGCTCATCCGGGCCGAGGCGTTCCACCAGGTGGAGTGCTTCGACGCGGCGGTCATGTTCGCCCGGGCCGAGGGCATCGTGCCGGCGCCCGAGTCGAGCCACGCCATCCGGGGCGCCATCAACGAGGCCCTGAAGGCCAAGGAGGAGGGCAAGGAGAAGACGATCCTGTTCCTGCTCTCCGGCCACGGCCACTTCGATATGTCGGCCTACGACGCCTACTTCGGGAAGAAGCTCGAGGAGTACGAGCTGCCGCCCGAGGAGCTGGACAAGGCCTGGGAGGCCATCAAGGGCCTGCCCTCGCCCCAGGCGGCGTAG